The Xanthomonas indica genome has a segment encoding these proteins:
- a CDS encoding TonB-dependent receptor, producing the protein MLHSALSPRPLTARAAPARTRLAQACAALVLASVAAAAAAQDSAPSLAGSETRPANAAGNRDAATSLDTIIVTAEHREQNLQEVPVSVGVVQGEAMRDFTAGGDDTLLALSGRVPSFYAETTTGRIFPRFYIRGLGNIDFYLGASQPVSIIQDDVVLEHVVLKSNPVYDLDQVEVLRGPQGSLFGRNTTAGIVKFDSIKPSDDYTGRVTASYGSYNTVSVDGGIGGPINDVLSFRVSTLYQHRDDWVDNTYTGPSADGTVTPKKDAMGGYDDRNARLQLLLKPSENFSLLGSFHTRDYDGTSTLFLRGALRKGSNKVDVPRDQVAYDEAHDNPQAYRTHGASLKAIYDFGGVSLTSISAYETTSGYSRGDTDGGAAANFPVNGVPNGYGQSMGQVRDLDQYTQELRLASEGDAALQWQAGAFYFDGKDTTDFYQRAYFLQTAARNPNNWVRLHNSNTSWAGFGQLTYKVTDALTLTAGVRQTRDSKETKLLKTADTAAGVVTYKGRRDVRLADTQPSWDLSAMYAINPNVNVYAKVARGFRGPTIQGRSAVFNSDFTTADSETILSWEAGIKSNLFDNRLRLNVTGFTYTVDDIQLNGNDANGNGVLFNADKAKAYGMEADLDWRPIPNLSLTAGLSLLHSEIQDKRVYAQVCGLNGVVVCTVKDPTIRIGNNTFAQIDGNPLPNAPKYNVNLAARYDIPVNDGGAFFVATDWNKQGYTSFVLYDSTEFTSNGNFEGGLKLGYTGDYGAWEVAAFARNITNEKNLKGVIENYMAAVYNEPRIVGVSFNLHWH; encoded by the coding sequence ATGCTGCATTCCGCTCTCTCCCCGCGGCCGCTGACCGCGCGCGCCGCGCCGGCCCGTACCCGCCTGGCGCAGGCCTGCGCCGCCCTGGTGCTGGCCTCGGTCGCCGCCGCCGCCGCCGCGCAGGACAGCGCGCCGTCGTTGGCCGGCAGCGAGACCCGCCCGGCCAACGCTGCCGGCAACCGCGATGCGGCGACCTCGCTGGACACCATCATCGTCACCGCCGAGCACCGCGAGCAGAACCTGCAGGAGGTGCCGGTGTCGGTGGGCGTGGTGCAGGGCGAGGCGATGCGCGACTTCACCGCCGGCGGCGACGACACGCTGCTGGCGCTGTCCGGCCGCGTGCCCAGCTTCTATGCCGAAACCACCACCGGCCGCATCTTCCCGCGCTTCTATATCCGCGGCCTGGGCAACATCGATTTCTACCTCGGCGCCTCGCAGCCGGTGTCGATCATCCAGGACGACGTGGTGCTGGAGCACGTGGTGCTGAAGTCCAACCCGGTCTACGACCTGGACCAGGTGGAAGTGCTGCGCGGCCCGCAGGGCTCGCTGTTCGGCCGCAACACCACCGCCGGCATCGTCAAGTTCGACAGCATCAAGCCCAGCGACGACTACACCGGCCGGGTCACCGCCAGCTACGGCAGCTACAACACGGTCTCGGTCGACGGCGGCATCGGCGGCCCGATCAACGACGTGCTGTCGTTCCGCGTGTCCACCCTGTACCAGCACCGCGACGACTGGGTGGACAACACCTACACCGGCCCCAGCGCCGACGGTACGGTCACCCCGAAGAAGGACGCGATGGGCGGCTACGACGACCGCAACGCGCGCCTGCAGCTGCTGCTGAAGCCGAGCGAGAACTTCTCCCTTCTCGGTTCGTTCCACACCCGCGATTACGACGGCACCTCCACCCTGTTCCTGCGTGGCGCCCTGCGCAAGGGCTCCAACAAGGTCGACGTGCCGCGCGACCAGGTGGCCTACGACGAGGCCCACGACAACCCGCAGGCGTACAGGACCCACGGCGCCTCGCTGAAGGCGATCTACGACTTCGGCGGCGTGTCGCTGACCTCGATCAGCGCTTACGAGACCACCTCCGGCTACAGCCGCGGCGACACCGACGGCGGCGCCGCGGCCAACTTCCCGGTCAACGGCGTGCCCAACGGCTACGGCCAATCGATGGGCCAGGTGCGCGACCTGGACCAGTACACCCAGGAACTGCGCCTGGCCAGCGAAGGCGACGCCGCGCTGCAGTGGCAGGCCGGCGCGTTCTACTTCGACGGCAAGGACACCACCGATTTCTACCAGCGCGCCTATTTCCTGCAGACCGCCGCGCGCAATCCCAACAACTGGGTGCGCCTGCACAACAGCAACACCTCCTGGGCCGGCTTCGGCCAGCTGACCTACAAGGTCACCGACGCGCTGACCCTGACCGCCGGCGTGCGCCAGACCCGCGACAGCAAGGAGACCAAGCTGCTCAAGACCGCCGACACCGCGGCCGGCGTGGTCACCTACAAGGGCCGCCGCGACGTGCGCTTGGCCGATACCCAACCGAGCTGGGACCTGAGCGCGATGTACGCGATCAACCCGAACGTCAACGTGTACGCGAAGGTCGCCCGCGGCTTCCGCGGTCCGACCATCCAGGGCCGTTCGGCGGTGTTCAACTCCGACTTCACCACCGCCGACTCGGAAACCATCCTGTCGTGGGAAGCCGGCATCAAGAGCAACCTGTTCGACAACCGCCTGCGTTTGAACGTCACCGGCTTCACCTACACCGTCGACGACATCCAGCTCAACGGCAACGACGCCAACGGCAACGGCGTGCTGTTCAACGCCGACAAGGCCAAGGCCTACGGCATGGAAGCGGACCTGGACTGGCGCCCGATCCCCAACCTGTCGCTGACCGCCGGCCTGAGCCTGCTGCACAGCGAGATCCAGGACAAGCGCGTGTATGCGCAGGTGTGCGGCCTGAACGGCGTGGTGGTGTGCACGGTGAAGGATCCGACCATCCGCATCGGCAACAACACCTTCGCCCAGATCGACGGCAACCCGTTGCCGAACGCCCCCAAGTACAATGTCAACCTGGCCGCCCGCTACGACATCCCGGTCAACGACGGCGGCGCGTTCTTCGTCGCCACCGACTGGAACAAGCAGGGCTACACCAGCTTCGTGCTGTACGACTCCAC
- the arsN2 gene encoding arsenic resistance N-acetyltransferase ArsN2 produces MYIAKSAVTSDIVKLLEASGLPTEDLLQGRQVAFFVTGDDAGAIGCIGLELGDGCALLRSLAVRPEARGAGLGGKLVDTAEDHARTLGLFRIFLITNSAGAFFEARGYHAVERATLPPFVGDSTQLRNLCPASAAVMLRCLPPG; encoded by the coding sequence ATGTATATCGCGAAATCCGCCGTCACCAGCGACATCGTGAAGCTGCTCGAGGCCTCGGGACTTCCGACCGAGGACCTGCTGCAAGGGCGCCAGGTCGCCTTTTTCGTGACGGGCGACGACGCGGGCGCCATCGGGTGCATCGGCCTGGAACTGGGCGATGGCTGTGCCCTGCTGCGTTCCCTGGCGGTCAGGCCCGAGGCCAGGGGCGCCGGTCTCGGCGGCAAGCTCGTCGACACCGCGGAGGACCATGCACGGACGCTGGGTCTCTTCCGGATCTTCCTGATCACGAACTCCGCGGGCGCATTCTTCGAAGCACGTGGCTATCACGCGGTCGAACGCGCAACCTTGCCGCCCTTCGTCGGCGACTCGACGCAACTCAGGAATCTGTGTCCCGCGTCCGCAGCGGTGATGCTGAGGTGCCTGCCGCCGGGATGA
- a CDS encoding nuclear transport factor 2 family protein, protein MSLWLSAFAASAGESPVRTVQTFYAWAIKPEHADGDIARVRHLLGRQLFAALAAQRAYEAACAKLVPADVKPHMLDQSPFFLWPDQPTALVSTTARVKGDTARVRVRLVVDSLQWTDTVVLGRQDDRWVILDIAWQEGTLTQRLADFAAERCTP, encoded by the coding sequence ATGAGCCTATGGCTGAGCGCGTTCGCCGCTAGTGCGGGCGAATCGCCAGTCCGCACGGTCCAGACGTTCTATGCCTGGGCGATCAAGCCCGAGCATGCCGACGGTGACATTGCACGGGTGCGGCATCTGCTGGGGCGGCAGCTGTTCGCGGCGCTGGCGGCGCAGCGCGCCTACGAGGCGGCCTGCGCGAAGCTGGTGCCGGCCGACGTCAAACCGCACATGCTGGACCAGAGCCCATTCTTCCTGTGGCCGGACCAGCCTACCGCGCTGGTCTCGACGACCGCTCGGGTCAAGGGCGATACCGCACGGGTGCGCGTCCGCCTGGTCGTCGACAGCCTGCAGTGGACGGACACGGTGGTGCTCGGTCGGCAAGACGATCGCTGGGTGATCCTCGACATCGCGTGGCAGGAAGGAACGCTCACCCAGCGCCTGGCCGACTTCGCGGCGGAGCGCTGCACGCCTTGA
- a CDS encoding immunity 26/phosphotriesterase HocA family protein — MAVTYRAGDVFAILLDTGTYALCQVLWAPQGDYRKVVGFCVLEQHAAAPTLGPSPGQPLPVRDGDKDMWLLFTGTQKLKSGDWQLIGHAPLPSAPGSC; from the coding sequence ATGGCCGTGACGTACCGGGCCGGCGATGTCTTCGCGATCCTGTTGGACACGGGGACGTACGCGCTCTGCCAGGTGCTGTGGGCGCCGCAGGGCGACTATCGCAAGGTGGTCGGCTTCTGTGTGCTGGAACAGCACGCGGCGGCCCCGACGCTTGGCCCGTCGCCGGGACAGCCGCTGCCGGTGCGCGACGGCGACAAGGACATGTGGTTGCTGTTTACCGGCACCCAGAAGCTCAAGAGTGGCGACTGGCAGCTCATCGGCCACGCACCGCTGCCCAGCGCACCAGGGAGCTGCTGA
- a CDS encoding T6SS immunity protein Tdi1 domain-containing protein has product MSQSAERAEATNVPLYHLITPESHDVLGPWADALPADTVVVGYSSLGHFFLHDPASQDYAVLHPFKAAGKSYGAHASTAAFEAAILRDPGFEEYVLRGDHVRAIAARLGPLKPGQIYIPQPYPTLGGTEAPETYDKGDVWVFADLVAQSVGL; this is encoded by the coding sequence ATGAGTCAGAGTGCAGAGCGCGCTGAAGCGACGAACGTCCCGCTGTATCACCTGATCACGCCGGAATCGCACGATGTGCTCGGCCCGTGGGCGGACGCGCTCCCGGCGGATACCGTCGTGGTCGGCTACTCGAGTCTCGGCCACTTCTTTCTGCATGATCCGGCTAGCCAGGATTATGCGGTGCTGCATCCGTTCAAGGCCGCCGGCAAGTCGTATGGCGCGCATGCCTCCACTGCGGCGTTCGAGGCGGCCATCCTGCGTGATCCGGGCTTCGAGGAGTATGTGTTGCGCGGCGACCACGTCCGCGCGATCGCTGCGCGTCTTGGCCCGTTGAAGCCCGGGCAGATCTATATCCCGCAACCGTATCCGACGCTGGGCGGAACGGAAGCACCCGAGACCTATGACAAGGGCGATGTATGGGTCTTTGCGGACTTGGTCGCGCAAAGCGTGGGTCTGTGA
- a CDS encoding Imm41 family immunity protein — protein sequence MLGRLNEEMRWNWDEYWLLEKALYDLATNGELERETAWPLFRIFSFVLILLGCHFNPNDVFAIKGASDEDVHDLRDRFQLVFEGFYAGSMPAHDRLDPPNPLLTSTHH from the coding sequence TTGCTCGGTCGTCTCAATGAAGAGATGCGCTGGAACTGGGACGAGTACTGGCTTCTGGAGAAGGCACTGTATGACCTGGCGACCAATGGCGAACTTGAGCGCGAGACGGCATGGCCTCTGTTCCGGATTTTCAGCTTCGTGCTGATACTCCTTGGTTGCCACTTCAATCCGAACGACGTCTTTGCGATCAAGGGTGCCTCCGACGAAGATGTCCACGATCTGCGCGACCGATTCCAGTTGGTGTTTGAAGGCTTCTATGCTGGCAGCATGCCGGCACACGACAGGCTTGACCCGCCTAACCCGTTGTTGACGTCGACTCACCACTAA
- a CDS encoding DUF1963 domain-containing protein translates to MTTTADDLKAQLARSGVILEIGGFRPPDDPLASWFGRVNVCAPGEAWPETAGRPMHALCQINVSDLPLRPARLADIALIAVFIGPDTLPVDTPNGEGRCLRAYKRLDGLVPLPPRHTDSPISAFPMRPHVFHDDYPCWEDAPMDLPADIEARYHDLFRNLDGFKMGGWPTLIQAEIFWAPFKRHPASPEFVFQIDSTDKGRWMWGDGGVGYFGRGTAPGKKDEWALAWQCH, encoded by the coding sequence GTGACGACGACAGCTGACGACCTCAAAGCCCAACTCGCCCGCTCGGGTGTCATCCTGGAGATCGGGGGATTCCGGCCGCCCGACGATCCCCTGGCGAGTTGGTTCGGTCGCGTGAACGTCTGCGCGCCGGGCGAGGCATGGCCGGAGACGGCGGGACGGCCGATGCATGCGCTGTGTCAGATCAATGTCAGCGACCTGCCGCTACGGCCGGCCCGCCTGGCGGATATCGCGCTGATTGCGGTGTTCATTGGTCCCGATACGCTCCCGGTCGATACGCCCAACGGGGAAGGGCGGTGTCTGCGGGCCTACAAGCGGCTCGATGGACTGGTCCCGCTGCCGCCACGGCACACCGATTCGCCCATTAGCGCATTTCCTATGCGGCCGCATGTCTTTCATGACGACTACCCGTGCTGGGAGGATGCGCCGATGGATCTGCCGGCAGACATCGAAGCGCGCTACCACGATCTCTTCCGGAACCTGGATGGCTTCAAGATGGGAGGATGGCCGACGTTGATCCAGGCCGAGATCTTCTGGGCGCCTTTCAAGCGCCATCCCGCGTCGCCGGAATTCGTCTTCCAGATCGACTCCACGGACAAGGGCCGCTGGATGTGGGGCGACGGCGGCGTCGGCTACTTCGGCCGCGGAACAGCACCAGGAAAAAAAGACGAGTGGGCGCTTGCGTGGCAATGCCATTAG